The nucleotide window GTGGAGTGGGTAGCCCATCTCCAGGCGGAGGGTGTCGCGTGCCCCGAGCCCGCACGGGGTGGCCCCCAGTCTCAGGAGCTCCTCGAAGTACCCGGGTCCGTCCAGGCCCGGCAGGATGAGCTCGGCCCCGACCTCGCCGGTGTACCCGGTGCGGCAGTACCAGCCGTCGTCGGACGGGCCCAGATCCATCTGCGCGATCCCACGTTCGGGGACCGAGGTGGCGACGGTCGGGAAGAGCTGGTCGAGCAGGTCGAGCGACTTCGGCCCCTGCACCGCGAGCATGGTCAGCCGGGTCGAGTCGTCGCTGATGGTCGCACCGTGTTCGTCGCCTGCCGTGCGCAGCAGGTCGAACACCGTCTGGGTGTTGGCGGCGTTTGGGACCGCCAGGAACCGGTCGGCGGCCAGGCGGTACACGATGAGGTCGTCGAGGATCCCGCCGGACTCGTCGCAGCACAGGGTGTACTGCGACTGGCCGTCGCCGAGGTCGCGTGGGTCGTTGGTGAACGACGCAGCCACCACCGCCTCCGCGCCGTCACCGTCGATCCACAGCTTGCCCAGGTGCGACACGTCGAAGACTCCGACGTCGCGGCGGACTGCCCGGTGCTCGTCCACGGTGCCCGCGTACTCGAGTGGAACGGCCCAGCCGGCGAACGCGGCGATCCGGGCGCCGAGCCGCTGGTGGAGGCTGTACAGGGACGTCTTGATCAGGCCCTCGTGCTGTGCCGTGACCATGTCATCTCCGTCGCCCGCGACGTCCCGACCCTACTGTCGATCAGCGGTCGTGAAAC belongs to Actinomycetota bacterium and includes:
- the gcvT gene encoding glycine cleavage system aminomethyltransferase GcvT — encoded protein: MVTAQHEGLIKTSLYSLHQRLGARIAAFAGWAVPLEYAGTVDEHRAVRRDVGVFDVSHLGKLWIDGDGAEAVVAASFTNDPRDLGDGQSQYTLCCDESGGILDDLIVYRLAADRFLAVPNAANTQTVFDLLRTAGDEHGATISDDSTRLTMLAVQGPKSLDLLDQLFPTVATSVPERGIAQMDLGPSDDGWYCRTGYTGEVGAELILPGLDGPGYFEELLRLGATPCGLGARDTLRLEMGYPLHGNDLTADTNPFEARLGWAVALEARDFRGAEALRRAAATEPSRQLWGIRAVERGIPRAGMAVSDNGERVGEVTSGSYSPILGTGIGLAYLSTPLGPGDRVTVDIRGRSTPFEVVDPPFLDRDTR